GCAGGCCGCCGCGGCAACCCCGGCCGCTGCACCCTCCGCCTGGAGCCGGCCGCTGCCGGCTTAGGTTCGGCCGGGATAGCCGCGTTCGCTCCGCTCGCCCGCAATGACGGCGAGGCGCAGTGCAGAGAAGGCGCACTCGCTCCTCGTCGGTCGCTTGCGGCGAGGCGTTCCGACAGCGGCGCTCAGGCGGCGAGGCGGCTGCGATGGCGGACCAGACCAGGGAAGAGAGCGGCGACGACGCCGATGACGACAGTGGCGACGGCGGCGGCGATCCCGATCGCCGCCGCCGCGCCGAGCGTGCCTGCCAGCCACCCGAGCGCGAGCACTCCGAATGGTTGGACACCGATTGCCACGGTCAAAGCGCCAAGCGCCTTGGCGCGTCCAGCCGGGCCGGCGGCTTCGATCAGCACGGTGCTTTGAAAGGTGCCGAAGAACGACATCAGCATGCCAGAGGCGAAGATCAACAGCATTGCGAGTGGGAAGACATTCGCGAGGGAGAACAGGAAAAGCCCGAGCGCCGCGCCGAACGACCCGGCGGCAAAGAGCAGCCCGCTCCGGCGCGGCGAGAGGACAAACAGCACGACGTTCCCGAGGAGCGAACCGCCCCCCCATCCGCTCACCAGCAGACCGAGTTCGGCGGGCCCGACGCGCAGGACCTCTTTGGCGACGAGCGGCAGGAACTGGATCAATGGCAGCGCCAGCCCATTCATCGCGACCGAAATCGCTAGGACGCCGCCGATCGCTGGCCGGCTGATAACGGCGCGATAGCCAGCATCACCCGCCCGGCTTTCGTATTCGCTGACTGCTGCCGGCGGCTGGCGGAGCGCCACGATCAGCGGCAGTGCCAGCAAAAACGCCCCGAGTGCCAGCAGATAGGCCCCCTGCGGGCCGGCGAGCGGGATGATCGCGCCGGCGAGCGCCGAGAAGACGAAATTTGCTCCGACGAAGACAAAATTGTCGAGCGCGAGCGCGTTCGCGAGCGCCGCTCGGCCGGCGGTGGTTTCGGCGATCAGCGAGCGTTGGGAGGGAAACGAGAGCGCCCACAGCGAGTTGGTGGCGAGTGTCGTCACGACGAGCTGCCACGGCTGAATCGCGTTCAGCGCCGCTGCGCCGACCAGCCACGCCGAGATGAGGATGCCGCTCACAATCGCCCCCATCAGCACCGAGCGGCGCGGAACGCGCC
This genomic stretch from Dehalococcoidia bacterium harbors:
- a CDS encoding MFS transporter; this translates as MSVVTSSGASSRLVAVLRLRDFRLLWLTSAAWYAARWIDTVTTGWLALALTDSPVFLALIGACRTLPLLLLGIAGGILAGRVPRRSVLMGAIVSGILISAWLVGAAALNAIQPWQLVVTTLATNSLWALSFPSQRSLIAETTAGRAALANALALDNFVFVGANFVFSALAGAIIPLAGPQGAYLLALGAFLLALPLIVALRQPPAAVSEYESRAGDAGYRAVISRPAIGGVLAISVAMNGLALPLIQFLPLVAKEVLRVGPAELGLLVSGWGGGSLLGNVVLFVLSPRRSGLLFAAGSFGAALGLFLFSLANVFPLAMLLIFASGMLMSFFGTFQSTVLIEAAGPAGRAKALGALTVAIGVQPFGVLALGWLAGTLGAAAAIGIAAAVATVVIGVVAALFPGLVRHRSRLAA